In a single window of the Equus quagga isolate Etosha38 chromosome 7, UCLA_HA_Equagga_1.0, whole genome shotgun sequence genome:
- the NUBP1 gene encoding cytosolic Fe-S cluster assembly factor NUBP1 translates to MEEVPHDCPGAGSAQAGRGTSCQGCPNQRLCASGAGAAPDPAIEEIKEKMKTVKHKILVLSGKGGVGKSTFSAHLAHGLAEDENTQVALLDIDICGPSIPKIMGLEGEQVHQSGSGWSPVFLEDNLGVMSVGFLLSSPDDAVIWRGPKKNGMIKQFLRDVDWGEVDYLVVDTPPGTSDEHLSIVQYLAATRIDGAVIITTPQEVSLQDVRKEISFCRKVKLPIIGVVENMSSFVCPNCKKESQIFPPTTGGAEVMCQDLKTPLLGRVPLDPHIGKSCDRGQSFMIDAPDSPATLAYRSIIQRIREFCRLHQPKEEQLVGS, encoded by the exons ATGGAGGAGGTGCCTCACG ACTGTCCTGGGGCCGGCAGCGCCCAGGCGGGCCGAGGGACCTCATGCCAAGGGTGCCCCAACCAGCGACTGTGCGCGTCCGGAGCCGGCGCCGCGCCTGACCCGG CCATagaggaaatcaaagagaaaatgaagacgGTGAAACACAAGATCTTGGTGTTGTCTGGGAAAGGCGGCGTTGGGAAAAGCACGTTCAGCGCTCACCTCGCCCACGGCCTGGCGGAGGATGAAAACACGCAG GTTGCTCTTCTAGACATCGATATATGCGGGCCGTCGATTCCCAAGATCATGGGATTGGAAGGAGAGCAG GTTCACCAGAGCGGCTCAGGCTGGTCTCCTGTG TTCCTGGAAGACAATCTGGGGGTGATGTCGGTGGGTTTCTTGCTCAGCAGTCCCGACGACGCTGTTATCTGGAGGGGACCAAAGAAAAACG GCATGATCAAGCAGTTCCTTCGCGACGTGGACTGGGGAGAGGTCGACTACCTCGTCGTGGACACGCCGCCCGGGACGTCGGACGAACACCTGTCGATTGTCCAGTACCTGGCCGCCACACGCATCGACGGGGCAGTGATAATCACCACGCCTCAG GAGGTGTCGCTGCAGGATGTCCGGAAGGAAATCAGCTTCTGCCGCAAGGTGAAGCTGCCCATCATCGGGGTGGTGGAGAACATGAGCAGCTTCGTCTGCCCCAACTGTAAG AAAGAGTCTCAGATATTCCCGCCAACGACCGGGGGTGCCGAGGTCATGTGCCAGGACCTGAAGACCCCGCTTCTCGGCAGAGTGCCTCTGGACCCACACATAG gTAAGAGTTGCGACAGAGGACAGTCTTTTATGATCGACGCGCCGGATTCACCAGCCACTTTAGCCTACAGAAGTATAATTCAAA GAATCCGAGAGTTCTGTCGTCTCCATCAGCCCAAAGAAGAGCAGCTCGTTGGCTCCTGA